From the Rattus norvegicus strain BN/NHsdMcwi chromosome Y, GRCr8, whole genome shotgun sequence genome, one window contains:
- the LOC134484306 gene encoding Y-linked testis-specific protein 1-like, whose protein sequence is MKPERRTIATRQWTRSAVAYHTMSRAKKKRVSVRRMSTPSFQKRKRRRPSPQALGNIVGCRISHGWKEGDEPVTQWKAIVLDQLPTNPSLYLVKYDGVDCVYGLALHSDERILKLKVLTHKVVFPQVKDAHLASAIVGRAVEHKFEGKHGSKDNWRGVVLAQVPIMKDWFYITYEKDPVLYIYQLLDDYTEGNLHIIPEISPAEVKSDVDSDILTGQCVQFTRSDGSKKIGKVIYQVLAKPSVYFIKFDGDVHIYVYNLMEKIR, encoded by the coding sequence atgaagcctgaacgcagaacaatagccacaagacagtggaccaggagtgctgtggcctaccacactatGTCTAgagccaagaagaagagggtgtctgtgaggaggatgagcacaccatccttccagaagcggaagaggaggaggccttctccccaggcactggggaacattgtgggatGCAGAATTTcacacggatggaaggaaggtgatgagcccgtcacccaatggaaggccatagttctagatcaactgccaacaaatccctctctctatctggtcaagtatgatggagttgattgtgtctatggactggcacttcacagcgatgagaggattttaaagcttaaggtcttgactcacaaagttgtgtttcctcaagtgaaagacgcccatctcgcaagtgccattgTTGGCCgtgctgtggagcataaatttgagggcaaacatggctctaaggacaactggaggggggtggtcctagcacAGGTAccaatcatgaaggactggttttacatcacctatgagaaagatccagtcctatatatctatcagctcctggatgattacacagaaggtaatctccatatcattccagagatttcgccagcagaggtgaagtcagacgttgacagcgacatcttaacaggtcaatgtgtgcagttcaccagaagtgatgggtccaaaaagatcggcaaagtcatttaccaagttctagccaagccttccgtgtacttcatcaagtttgatggtgacgtccacatctatgtctataatctgatggaaaagatccgttaa